The Eubacteriaceae bacterium Marseille-Q4139 genome has a window encoding:
- a CDS encoding ABC transporter ATP-binding protein — MENKNCLEVKNLRTWFHTPEGVVKAVDGISFSVGQGETLALVGESGCGKTITSLSLIRLLPETAELQADSIILNGRDVTNIDKNQARKLRGSEISMIFQEPMTSLNPVYRIDKQLGEVFRLHNPGISKEEVKKRSIDILKKTGVPNPEERLKVYPHQLSGGLRQRVMIAISLASNPKMVIADEPTTALDVTIQAQILDLLKQLQKDMNMSILLITHDFGVVSQIASRVAVMYAGKIVEEGGMEEVFADPWHPYTKLLILSIPGIKVTRGNRLESIKGTVPNPLRFPSGCRFAPRCPYATERCSREEPPEYAEGRRKVRCFLRGNQNER, encoded by the coding sequence ATGGAAAATAAAAATTGTCTGGAAGTAAAAAATCTCCGTACCTGGTTTCATACGCCGGAGGGAGTCGTCAAGGCTGTCGATGGAATTTCCTTTTCCGTGGGACAGGGAGAAACCCTGGCGTTAGTGGGAGAGTCCGGCTGTGGAAAAACCATCACCTCCCTTTCTCTGATCCGGCTCCTTCCGGAAACGGCTGAGCTTCAGGCGGATTCCATTATCTTAAATGGCCGCGACGTGACGAATATTGACAAAAACCAGGCCCGCAAGCTTCGCGGCTCAGAGATTTCCATGATTTTTCAGGAACCGATGACCTCATTAAATCCTGTGTACCGGATTGACAAACAGCTTGGAGAGGTGTTCCGCCTTCACAATCCGGGGATTTCAAAAGAAGAGGTGAAGAAGCGTTCCATTGATATCTTAAAAAAGACCGGCGTTCCCAATCCGGAGGAGCGTCTTAAGGTGTACCCGCACCAGCTTTCCGGCGGCCTGCGCCAGAGGGTCATGATTGCCATTTCCCTGGCGTCCAATCCGAAAATGGTGATTGCCGATGAGCCGACGACGGCGCTTGACGTGACAATCCAGGCTCAGATTTTGGATCTGTTAAAACAGCTCCAAAAGGATATGAACATGTCAATCCTCCTGATTACCCATGATTTTGGCGTGGTTTCCCAGATTGCCAGCCGTGTCGCCGTCATGTATGCAGGAAAAATTGTGGAAGAGGGCGGCATGGAAGAAGTTTTTGCCGATCCATGGCATCCTTATACGAAACTTTTGATCCTTTCCATTCCGGGAATCAAGGTAACGCGCGGAAACCGTCTGGAATCCATAAAAGGCACCGTCCCGAATCCGCTGCGTTTCCCGTCCGGCTGCCGTTTTGCGCCTCGCTGCCCTTACGCTACCGAGCGGTGCAGCAGGGAGGAACCGCCGGAGTATGCAGAAGGAAGGCGGAAAGTGCGCTGTTTTTTGAGGGGGAATCAAAATGAAAGATGA